One Gossypium hirsutum isolate 1008001.06 chromosome A11, Gossypium_hirsutum_v2.1, whole genome shotgun sequence genomic window carries:
- the LOC107923888 gene encoding DExH-box ATP-dependent RNA helicase DExH3 isoform X1, whose amino-acid sequence MGTAAAAEYSSFTWPHKQFHRLISSKQTQNPLFTKTLTSIFKCNQNPTEKGLNTRTIPPKMSCYSAIFQGYLRTTAMSLRPASLQLNNSPKILLKPCSFSFVPRTQSPGSFRRLHLRNGLVRCSKSGTAASSSRTIALDWRNVALPYSELQSSSYGRYAYQDVSGDDSDHEFGSPQSQSQMGASTLDNIDEWRWKLTMLLRNKDEQEVVSRERKDRRDFEQLSALATRMGLNSRQYAKVVVFSKLPLPNYRSDLDDKRPQREVVLPFGLQRDVDLHLKAYLSHKAMSSGSFLDKPLIRSSSGGIPAADEVPVNPEPFAQNSVALERILRRRSLQIRDKQQEWQESPEGQKMLEFRRSLPAYKERDALLNAISQNQVVVVSGETGCGKTTQLPQYILESEIEAARGASCSIICTQPRRISAMAVSERVAAERGEKLGESVGYKVRLEGMKGRDTRLLFCTTGILLRRLLVDRDLRGVSHVIVDEIHERGMNEDFLLIVLKDLLPRRPELRLILMSATLNAELFSSYYGGAPTIHIPGFTYPVRAHFLENILEMTGYRLTPYNQIDDYGQEKMWKMQKQAQSFKKRKSQLTSAVEDVLEDADFRGYSLRTRESLSCWNPDSVGFNLIEHVLCHIVRKERPGAVLVFMTGWDDINSLKDKLQAHPFLGDPSKVLLLACHGSMPSSEQRLIFEKPEDGVRKIVLATNMAETSITINDVVFVVDCGKAKETSYDALNNTPCLLPSWISKAAARQRRGRAGRVQPGECYHLYPKCVYDTFADYQLPELLRTPLQSLCLQIKSLELGGITEFLSRALQPPELLSVQNAVEYLKIIGALDENENLTVLGRNLSMLPVEPKLGKMLILGAILNCLDPIMTVVAGLSVRDPFLMPFDKKDLAETAKAQFAGQEYSDHIAVIRAYEGWKEAEREQSGYEYCWKNFLSAQTLKAIHSLRKQFFYLLKDAGLVDQNVENCNKWSHDEHLVRAVICAGLFPGICSVVNKEKSIALKTMEDGQVLLHSNSVNAEVPKVPYPWLVFNEKVKVNAVFLRDSTGVSDSILLLFGGNISRGGLDGHLKMLGGYLEFFMKPALAVMYLSVKRELEELVQRKLLDPTLDMHSSNELLSAVRLLVSEDRCEGRFVFGRQVTLSSKKTATIKTPGKSEADNSKNHLQTVLARAGHGPPTYKTKQLKNNQFRSTVIFNGLDFVGQSCSSKKLAEKDAAAQALLWLRGEDHSTSRDIDHASLLLKKSKSRRKTSVSDAKWSTKWS is encoded by the exons ATGGGAACAGCAGCAGCCGCAGAATACAGTTCCTTTACATGGCCACATAAACAATTTCATAGGCTCATCTCTTCAAAGCAAACCCAAAACCCCCTCTTCACAAAAACCCTAACGAGCATCTTCAAATGTAATCAAAACCCCactgaaaaaggattaaataccAGAACAATCCCCCCAAAAATGTCATGTTACTCGGCTATATTTCAGGGTTATCTCAGGACAACCGCCATGTCTCTGCGACCTGCTTCCCTCCAACTTAACAACTCCCCTAAAATCCTTTTAAAACCTTGTTCATTTTCCTTTGTCCCCAGGACCCAATCCCCTGGTTCTTTCCGGCGTTTGCATTTGAGGAATGGCCTCGTTAGGTGCTCAAAGTCTGGGACTGCTGCTTCTTCTTCCAGGACTATTGCCTTGGATTGGAGGAACGTTGCCTTGCCTTATTCGGAGCTGCAAAGCTCTAGTTATGGCCGTTATGCTTACCAGGATGTTTCCGGCGATGATTCGGACCATGAATTTGGGTCTCCACAGTCTCAGAGTCAAATG GGTGCTTCAACTCTTGATAATATTGATGAATGGAGATGGAAATTGACTATGCTTCTTCGCAACAAAGATGAGCAAGAGGTAGTATCTAGGGAGAGGAAGGATAGGCGTGACTTTGAGCAACTTTCAGCTCTGGCAACGAGAATGGGTTTAAATAG TCGTCAATATGCAAAGGTGGTTGTTTTTAGTAAACTTCCATTGCCAAATTATAGATCTGATCTTGATGATAAGCGTCCACAAAGAGAG GTGGTCTTACCTTTTGGCTTGCAAAGAGATGTAGACCTTCACCTCAAAGCTTACCTTTCTCATAAGGCTATGAGCAGTGGTAGCTTTTTGGATAAGCCCTTGATTAGATCAAGTAGTGGTGGAATACCTGCTGCAGATGAAGTACCTGTTAATCCAGAGCCCTTTGCACAGAATAGTGTTGCCTTGGAGAGAATTCTTCGACGGAGAAGTTTGCAAATACGTGATAAGCAACAAGAATGGCAG GAGTCTCCTGAAGGCCAAAAGATGCTTGAATTTCGTAGAAGCTTGCCTGCATATAAAGAGAGAGATGCATTGCTAAATGCTATCTCACAGAATCAG GTGGTTGTTGTCTCTGGCGAAACTGGTTGTGGTAAAACCACACAACTTCCTCAGTACATATTAGAGTCTGAGATTGAAGCTGCTCGTGGAGCTTCCTGTAGTATTATATGTACTCAGCCTAGAAGAATATCTGCTATGGCTGTTTCTGAAAGAGTTGCTGCTGAAAGAGGGGAGAAATTGGGAGAATCT GTCGGCTATAAAGTACGCCTTGAGGGAATGAAAGGGAGAGACACTCGCCTCCTTTTTTGTACAACTGGCATTTTACTTAGGCGACTACTTGTTGACAGAGATTTGAGAGGTGTAAGTCATGTTATTGTTGATGAGATTCATGAACGAGGAATGAATGAAG ATTTTCTTCTTATTGTGTTGAAAGATCTCCTTCCACGTCGGCCAGAGTTGAGGTTGATTTTGATGAGTGCAACCTTAAATGCCGAACTCTTTTCTTCTTACTATGGTGGTGCCCCAACAATCCATATCCCT GGTTTTACATATCCTGTACGAGCACATTTTCTGGAGAATATTCTAGAGATGACTGGATACAGGTTAACTCCATATAATCAAATTGATGATTATGGTCAAGAAAAGATGTGGAAAATGCAGAAGCAGGCCCAATCTTTTAAAAAGAGGAAGAGTCAGCTAACTTCTGCTGTTGAG GATGTACTTGAAGATGCTGATTTCAGGGGATATAGTTTACGCACACGAGAATCTTTGTCCTGTTGGAATCCTGATTCAGTTGGCTTCAATCTCATTGAGCATGTTCTTTGCCACATAGTGAGGAAAGAGAGGCCTGGTGCTGTTTTGGTTTTCATGACTGGTTGGGATGACATAAATTCTCTAAAAGATAAGCTCCAGGCTCATCCTTTCCTAGGTGACCCTAGCAAGGTGTTGTTGCTTGCATGCCATGGTTCCATGCCTAGCTCTGAGCAG AGGTTAATATTTGAAAAGCCAGAAGATGGAGTGAGGAAAATAGTTCTAGCTACTAATATGGCTGAGACTAGCATCACCATCAATGATGTGGTTTTTGTGGTTGATTGTGGAAAGGCAAAAGAAACATCCTATGATGCATTAAATAATACTCCTTGTTTGCTTCCATCTTGGATATCAAAGGCTGCTGCCCGGCAA AGAAGGGGAAGAGCTGGTCGTGTTCAACCTGGCGAGTGTTACCATCTTTATCCCAAATGTGTTTACGATACTTTTGCTGATTATCAACTTCCAGAGCTTTTAAGGACACCATTGCAGTCTTTATGTTTGCAAATCAAAAGTCTAGAGCTTGGAGGTATCACCGAGTTCCTTTCTAGGGCATTGCAGCCTCCAGAACTTCTGTCG GTACAAAATGCTGTTGAATATCTGAAGATTATTGGAGCTTTAGATGAAAACGAGAATTTGACAGTGCTAG GACGCAACTTGTCAATGCTTCCTGTTGAGCCTAAACTCGGAAAAATGCTGATACTGGGAGCTATTTTGAACTGTTTGGATCCAATAATGACTGTTGTTGCTGGGCTCAGTGTCCGTGATCCATTCCTGATGCCATTTGATAAGAAGGAT CTTGCTGAAACGGCAAAAGCCCAATTCGCTGGCCAGGAATACAGTGATCATATTGCAGTTATCCGAGCCTATGAGGGTTGGAAAGAAGCTGAAAGGGAGCAGTCTGGTTATGAGTATTGTTGGAAGAATTTTCTTTCTGCACAAACTCTCAAGGCTATTCACTCTCTACGAAAGCAGTTCTTCTATTTGCTCAAGGATGCTGGTCTAGTTGATCAAAATGTAGAAAACTGCAATAAGTGGAGCCACGATGAACATCTTGTCAGGGCAGTTATTTGTGCTGGCTTGTTTCCAGGGATATGCTCTGTTGTG AACAAAGAGAAGTCAATTGCACTGAAAACAATGGAGGATGGTCAAGTTCTTTTACACTCG AATTCGGTGAATGCTGAAGTTCCCAAAGTTCCATACCCTTGGCTGGTTTTCAATGAAAAGGTAAAAGTGAATGCAGTATTCCTCCGCGATTCAACTGGTGTTTCTGATTCCATACTGCTGTTATTTGGAGGGAACATCTCTAGAGGTGGACTA GATGGACATCTGAAGATGTTGGGAGGATATTTGGAGTTCTTCATGAAACCTGCTTTAGCTGTTATGTATTTAAGCGTGAAAAGAGAGCTAGAAGAACTAGTTCAGAGGAAA CTTTTGGATCCTACATTAGACATGCATTCTAGCAATGAGCTCCTCTCGGCAGTAAGATTGCTGGTCTCAGAAGATCGATGTGAAGGTAGATTTGTCTTTGGCCGTCAGGTGACGTTGTCTTCAAAGAAAACAGCTACTATTAAAACACCAGGTAAAAGCGAGGCTGATAATTCGAAGAATCATCTGCAAACAGTCCTTGCCAGGGCTGGACATGGACCACCCACTTACAAGACAAAGCAACTAAAGAACAACCAGTTCCGATCTACAGTCATCTTTAATGGGCTGGATTTTGTTGGGCAGTCTTGTAGCAGCAAGAAACTTGCAGAGAAGGATGCAGCTGCTCAGGCTTTGCTGTGGTTGAGGGGTGAAGACCATTCAACTTCCCGAGATATTGACCATGCCTCATTGCTTCTTAAAAAGAGCAAAAGCCGGAGGAAAACTTCAGTCAGTGATGCTAAGTGGAGTACTAAGTGGAGTTAA
- the LOC107923888 gene encoding DExH-box ATP-dependent RNA helicase DExH3 isoform X2, which translates to MGTAAAAEYSSFTWPHKQFHRLISSKQTQNPLFTKTLTSIFKCNQNPTEKGLNTRTIPPKMSCYSAIFQGYLRTTAMSLRPASLQLNNSPKILLKPCSFSFVPRTQSPGSFRRLHLRNGLVRCSKSGTAASSSRTIALDWRNVALPYSELQSSSYGRYAYQDVSGDDSDHEFGSPQSQSQMGASTLDNIDEWRWKLTMLLRNKDEQEVVSRERKDRRDFEQLSALATRMGLNSRQYAKVVVFSKLPLPNYRSDLDDKRPQREVVLPFGLQRDVDLHLKAYLSHKAMSSGSFLDKPLIRSSSGGIPAADEVPVNPEPFAQNSVALERILRRRSLQIRDKQQEWQESPEGQKMLEFRRSLPAYKERDALLNAISQNQVVVVSGETGCGKTTQLPQYILESEIEAARGASCSIICTQPRRISAMAVSERVAAERGEKLGESVGYKVRLEGMKGRDTRLLFCTTGILLRRLLVDRDLRGVSHVIVDEIHERGMNEDFLLIVLKDLLPRRPELRLILMSATLNAELFSSYYGGAPTIHIPGFTYPVRAHFLENILEMTGYRLTPYNQIDDYGQEKMWKMQKQAQSFKKRKSQLTSAVEDVLEDADFRGYSLRTRESLSCWNPDSVGFNLIEHVLCHIVRKERPGAVLVFMTGWDDINSLKDKLQAHPFLGDPSKVLLLACHGSMPSSEQRLIFEKPEDGVRKIVLATNMAETSITINDVVFVVDCGKAKETSYDALNNTPCLLPSWISKAAARQRRGRAGRVQPGECYHLYPKCVYDTFADYQLPELLRTPLQSLCLQIKSLELGGITEFLSRALQPPELLSVQNAVEYLKIIGALDENENLTVLGRNLSMLPVEPKLGKMLILGAILNCLDPIMTVVAGLSVRDPFLMPFDKKDLAETAKAQFAGQEYSDHIAVIRAYEGWKEAEREQSGYEYCWKNFLSAQTLKAIHSLRKQFFYLLKDAGLVDQNVENCNKWSHDEHLVRAVICAGLFPGICSVVNKEKSIALKTMEDGQVLLHSVICILLHWSSFSFHNSLFQVTCLNEFGEC; encoded by the exons ATGGGAACAGCAGCAGCCGCAGAATACAGTTCCTTTACATGGCCACATAAACAATTTCATAGGCTCATCTCTTCAAAGCAAACCCAAAACCCCCTCTTCACAAAAACCCTAACGAGCATCTTCAAATGTAATCAAAACCCCactgaaaaaggattaaataccAGAACAATCCCCCCAAAAATGTCATGTTACTCGGCTATATTTCAGGGTTATCTCAGGACAACCGCCATGTCTCTGCGACCTGCTTCCCTCCAACTTAACAACTCCCCTAAAATCCTTTTAAAACCTTGTTCATTTTCCTTTGTCCCCAGGACCCAATCCCCTGGTTCTTTCCGGCGTTTGCATTTGAGGAATGGCCTCGTTAGGTGCTCAAAGTCTGGGACTGCTGCTTCTTCTTCCAGGACTATTGCCTTGGATTGGAGGAACGTTGCCTTGCCTTATTCGGAGCTGCAAAGCTCTAGTTATGGCCGTTATGCTTACCAGGATGTTTCCGGCGATGATTCGGACCATGAATTTGGGTCTCCACAGTCTCAGAGTCAAATG GGTGCTTCAACTCTTGATAATATTGATGAATGGAGATGGAAATTGACTATGCTTCTTCGCAACAAAGATGAGCAAGAGGTAGTATCTAGGGAGAGGAAGGATAGGCGTGACTTTGAGCAACTTTCAGCTCTGGCAACGAGAATGGGTTTAAATAG TCGTCAATATGCAAAGGTGGTTGTTTTTAGTAAACTTCCATTGCCAAATTATAGATCTGATCTTGATGATAAGCGTCCACAAAGAGAG GTGGTCTTACCTTTTGGCTTGCAAAGAGATGTAGACCTTCACCTCAAAGCTTACCTTTCTCATAAGGCTATGAGCAGTGGTAGCTTTTTGGATAAGCCCTTGATTAGATCAAGTAGTGGTGGAATACCTGCTGCAGATGAAGTACCTGTTAATCCAGAGCCCTTTGCACAGAATAGTGTTGCCTTGGAGAGAATTCTTCGACGGAGAAGTTTGCAAATACGTGATAAGCAACAAGAATGGCAG GAGTCTCCTGAAGGCCAAAAGATGCTTGAATTTCGTAGAAGCTTGCCTGCATATAAAGAGAGAGATGCATTGCTAAATGCTATCTCACAGAATCAG GTGGTTGTTGTCTCTGGCGAAACTGGTTGTGGTAAAACCACACAACTTCCTCAGTACATATTAGAGTCTGAGATTGAAGCTGCTCGTGGAGCTTCCTGTAGTATTATATGTACTCAGCCTAGAAGAATATCTGCTATGGCTGTTTCTGAAAGAGTTGCTGCTGAAAGAGGGGAGAAATTGGGAGAATCT GTCGGCTATAAAGTACGCCTTGAGGGAATGAAAGGGAGAGACACTCGCCTCCTTTTTTGTACAACTGGCATTTTACTTAGGCGACTACTTGTTGACAGAGATTTGAGAGGTGTAAGTCATGTTATTGTTGATGAGATTCATGAACGAGGAATGAATGAAG ATTTTCTTCTTATTGTGTTGAAAGATCTCCTTCCACGTCGGCCAGAGTTGAGGTTGATTTTGATGAGTGCAACCTTAAATGCCGAACTCTTTTCTTCTTACTATGGTGGTGCCCCAACAATCCATATCCCT GGTTTTACATATCCTGTACGAGCACATTTTCTGGAGAATATTCTAGAGATGACTGGATACAGGTTAACTCCATATAATCAAATTGATGATTATGGTCAAGAAAAGATGTGGAAAATGCAGAAGCAGGCCCAATCTTTTAAAAAGAGGAAGAGTCAGCTAACTTCTGCTGTTGAG GATGTACTTGAAGATGCTGATTTCAGGGGATATAGTTTACGCACACGAGAATCTTTGTCCTGTTGGAATCCTGATTCAGTTGGCTTCAATCTCATTGAGCATGTTCTTTGCCACATAGTGAGGAAAGAGAGGCCTGGTGCTGTTTTGGTTTTCATGACTGGTTGGGATGACATAAATTCTCTAAAAGATAAGCTCCAGGCTCATCCTTTCCTAGGTGACCCTAGCAAGGTGTTGTTGCTTGCATGCCATGGTTCCATGCCTAGCTCTGAGCAG AGGTTAATATTTGAAAAGCCAGAAGATGGAGTGAGGAAAATAGTTCTAGCTACTAATATGGCTGAGACTAGCATCACCATCAATGATGTGGTTTTTGTGGTTGATTGTGGAAAGGCAAAAGAAACATCCTATGATGCATTAAATAATACTCCTTGTTTGCTTCCATCTTGGATATCAAAGGCTGCTGCCCGGCAA AGAAGGGGAAGAGCTGGTCGTGTTCAACCTGGCGAGTGTTACCATCTTTATCCCAAATGTGTTTACGATACTTTTGCTGATTATCAACTTCCAGAGCTTTTAAGGACACCATTGCAGTCTTTATGTTTGCAAATCAAAAGTCTAGAGCTTGGAGGTATCACCGAGTTCCTTTCTAGGGCATTGCAGCCTCCAGAACTTCTGTCG GTACAAAATGCTGTTGAATATCTGAAGATTATTGGAGCTTTAGATGAAAACGAGAATTTGACAGTGCTAG GACGCAACTTGTCAATGCTTCCTGTTGAGCCTAAACTCGGAAAAATGCTGATACTGGGAGCTATTTTGAACTGTTTGGATCCAATAATGACTGTTGTTGCTGGGCTCAGTGTCCGTGATCCATTCCTGATGCCATTTGATAAGAAGGAT CTTGCTGAAACGGCAAAAGCCCAATTCGCTGGCCAGGAATACAGTGATCATATTGCAGTTATCCGAGCCTATGAGGGTTGGAAAGAAGCTGAAAGGGAGCAGTCTGGTTATGAGTATTGTTGGAAGAATTTTCTTTCTGCACAAACTCTCAAGGCTATTCACTCTCTACGAAAGCAGTTCTTCTATTTGCTCAAGGATGCTGGTCTAGTTGATCAAAATGTAGAAAACTGCAATAAGTGGAGCCACGATGAACATCTTGTCAGGGCAGTTATTTGTGCTGGCTTGTTTCCAGGGATATGCTCTGTTGTG AACAAAGAGAAGTCAATTGCACTGAAAACAATGGAGGATGGTCAAGTTCTTTTACACTCGGTAATTTGCATTCTACTTCATTGgtcttctttttcctttcataATTCATTGTTTCAAGTAACCTGCTTGAATG AATTCGGTGAATGCTGA
- the LOC107923517 gene encoding T-complex protein 1 subunit delta, with translation MAAVTAAQPRSSKTESYVDNKRKEDIRQANIKAARAVADAVRTSLGPKGMDKMISTANGEVIITNDGATILNKMEVLQPAAKMLVDLSKSQDSAAGDGTTTVVVIAGALLKQCLLLLTNGIHPTVISDSLHKASTKAVDVLTAMAVPLEISDRESLIKSASTSLNSKVVSQYSTLLAPLAVDSVLSVVDPAKPDMVDLRDIKIVKKLGGTVDDTELVKGLVFDKKASHAAGGPTRMENAKIAVIQFQISPPKTDIEQSIVVSDYTQMDRILKEERNYILGMIKKIKATGCNVLLIQKSILRDAVTDLSLHYLAKAKIMVIKDVEREDIEFITKTLNCLPIANIEHFRAEKLGHADLVEEVSLGDGKIVEVTGIKDMGRTTTVLIRGSNQLVIDEAERSLHDALCVVRCLVSKRFLIAGGGAPEIELSRQLGAWSKVLHGMEGYCVRSFAEALEVIPYTLAENAGLNRIAIVTELRNRHAQGEINAGINVRKGQITNILEENVVQPLLVSTSAITLATECVRMILKIDDIVNVR, from the coding sequence ATGGCAGCCGTTACAGCAGCTCAGCCGCGCTCTTCCAAGACAGAGTCGTACGTTGACAACAAGCGCAAAGAAGACATCCGCCAAGCCAACATCAAAGCAGCTCGAGCCGTTGCCGACGCCGTTCGAACTAGCTTAGGTCCTAAAGGTATGGACAAAATGATCTCGACCGCCAACGGCGAAGTCATCATAACCAACGACGGCGCCACTATCTTGAACAAGATGGAAGTCCTCCAGCCCGCCGCTAAAATGCTCGTAGACTTATCTAAATCGCAAGATTCTGCTGCCGGTGACGGTACCACTACCGTTGTCGTCATCGCCGGCGCCCTTCTTAAACAGTGCTTATTGCTTCTTACCAATGGTATCCATCCTACTGTTATCTCTGATTCTCTCCACAAGGCTTCGACTAAAGCCGTCGATGTACTCACCGCCATGGCCGTCCCTCTCGAGATCTCTGACCGtgaatctttaatcaaatccgcCAGCACTTCGTTGAACAGCAAGGTTGTTAGCCAATATTCGACTCTACTGGCACCGTTGGCCGTTGATTCAGTTCTCTCGGTCGTGGATCCAGCAAAACCGGATATGGTTGATTTACGAGACATCAAGATTGTGAAAAAGCTGGGCGGAACCGTGGACGATACTGAGTTAGTTAAAGGGCTGGTTTTTGATAAGAAAGCGAGTCATGCAGCTGGAGGACCAACCAGAATGGAGAACGCAAAAATTGCGgtaattcaatttcaaatttccCCTCCTAAAACTGATATTGAACAGAGTATTGTAGTTTCAGATTATACTCAAATGGATAGGATATTGAAAGAGGAAAGGAATTACATTTTGGGTATGATTAAGAAGATCAAGGCAACGGGTTGTAATGTTTTGTTGATTCAAAAGAGTATTTTGAGGGATGCTGTTACTGATTTGTCATTGCATTATCTGGCCAAAGCTAAGATTATGGTTATTAAGGACGTTGAGAGGGAGGACATTGAGTTTATCACCAAGACCTTGAATTGTTTGCCTATTGCTAATATTGAGCATTTTCGAGCTGAGAAGTTGGGGCATGCTGATCTTGTCGAGGAGGTTTCACTTGGTGATGGGAAAATTGTTGAAGTTACTGGGATTAAGGATATGGGAAGGACTACTACTGTTTTGATTCGTGGTTCAAATCAGTTAGTTATCGATGAAGCCGAGAGGAGTTTACATGATGCTTTGTGTGTGGTTAGGTGTTTGGTTAGCAAGAGGTTTTTGATTGCCGGTGGCGGTGCTCCGGAGATTGAGTTGTCCAGGCAGCTTGGTGCTTGGTCTAAGGTGTTGCATGGTATGGAGGGCTATTGTGTGAGGTCATTTGCTGAAGCACTTGAAGTTATTCCTTACACGTTGGCCGAAAATGCTGGGTTGAACCGTATTGCTATTGTGACTGAGCTGAGGAATCGACATGCTCAAGGAGAGATCAATGCTGGGATCAATGTGAGGAAAGGACAGATTACTAATATCTTGGAGGAGAATGTAGTGCAGCCTTTGCTTGTAAGCACAAGTGCAATTACACTGGCTACAGAGTGTGTGAGAATGATTTTGAAGATTGATGATATCGTTAATGTTAGGTAA
- the LOC107923133 gene encoding uncharacterized protein isoform X2 translates to MQGNESTRLVCSILTMDQSCFSYKVCRFCETPVPDDTPAEFICKNRKCAGRRRSSKRLFRLLFSIGTETRVINVVAFDRAAQVIFGCSAQEFFDFSILHPCAVKIASKVLVGELLKVTLNTPKRGKAEHLRMTNIVPMSSDFEPVIETLKKVDWS, encoded by the exons ATGCAAGGCAATGAATCAACAAGGTTAGTATGTTCAATTTTAACAATGGATCAGTCTTGTTTCTCTTACAAAGTTTGTCGTTTTTGCGAAACGCCTGTCCCTGATGACACGCCGGCCGAGTTTATCTGCAAGAATCGCAAATGCGCCGGTCGCCGGCGCAGTTCTAAGCGACTCTTCCGCTTACTC TTTTCAATTGGAACAGAGACAAGGGTTATAAATGTTGTAGCTTTTGATAGGGCTGCACAAGTGATCTTTGGTTGTTCAGCTCAGGAATTCTtcgatttttcaattctacaccctTGTGctg TTAAAATAGCTAGTAAAGTATTGGTGGGAGAATTGTTGAAAGTGACATTGAACACACCAAAAAGGGGCAAAGCAGAACATCTTCGTATGACAAACATCGTTCCAATGAGTAGCGATTTTGAACCAGTGATTGAGACCCTGAAAAAAGTTGATTGGAGTTAA
- the LOC107923133 gene encoding uncharacterized protein isoform X1 — MQGNESTRLVCSILTMDQSCFSYKVCRFCETPVPDDTPAEFICKNRKCAGRRRSSKRLFRLLFSIGTETRVINVVAFDRAAQVIFGCSAQEFFDFSILHPCAALGVLSNHGVCLLVHNTVKIASKVLVGELLKVTLNTPKRGKAEHLRMTNIVPMSSDFEPVIETLKKVDWS, encoded by the exons ATGCAAGGCAATGAATCAACAAGGTTAGTATGTTCAATTTTAACAATGGATCAGTCTTGTTTCTCTTACAAAGTTTGTCGTTTTTGCGAAACGCCTGTCCCTGATGACACGCCGGCCGAGTTTATCTGCAAGAATCGCAAATGCGCCGGTCGCCGGCGCAGTTCTAAGCGACTCTTCCGCTTACTC TTTTCAATTGGAACAGAGACAAGGGTTATAAATGTTGTAGCTTTTGATAGGGCTGCACAAGTGATCTTTGGTTGTTCAGCTCAGGAATTCTtcgatttttcaattctacaccctTGTGctg CTTTGGGTGTTTTGAGCAATCATGGAGTTTGTCTTTTGGTTCATAATACAGTTAAAATAGCTAGTAAAGTATTGGTGGGAGAATTGTTGAAAGTGACATTGAACACACCAAAAAGGGGCAAAGCAGAACATCTTCGTATGACAAACATCGTTCCAATGAGTAGCGATTTTGAACCAGTGATTGAGACCCTGAAAAAAGTTGATTGGAGTTAA